Genomic window (Leisingera methylohalidivorans DSM 14336):
CACAAACTACCCGCAGGTGCGGATCTCGCCTGACGACACCAAAATGGAAAGCCTGGCCCAGGTTTTCGGTGCGCCGATTGTCATGCGATCGGTTCTGCGGGACGGATCCTTGCGGCAGGCAGCGAAAGGCACCGGAAAAGACATTCTTTTGTTTGAAGCTGGCGAAGGGCTGAGATTTGACGAGTTTTCGGTCCGGGCTGGCGTTGCAGGCATCCTTCGGGTCATGCACCACATGGGAATGATCTCGGCCAAGGGGGTATCCAAGCCCAAGGCTGCGGCGCAATTCTGCGCCTCAAGCAACTGGCTGCGTGCCCCGATGGGTGGGCTGATCCGCAGTTACAAAGCTGACGGCGAACTGGTTCGTACAGGCGAGCTGCTGGCTACGATTTCAGACCCATTCGGTGAAGTGGAGAAGCACATTGAGGCGCCATTTTCCGGCATCATTGCCGGCCGGGCGGTGATGCCGAATGTCAATGAGGGAGACGCTGTTTTCCACCTGGGCCGGGTCAGCTCTATGGTTCAAGCGGAAGATGCCGTGGAGGACCTGAACACGCAGCTTACGGATGATCCGATGTTCTACGAAGATGAAATCATTTGACCGGCCTGAGCAGCGCCTTTTTTGAAGTTGACAGAGGCGACCGGCATCAAACATACGTTCGCTCCCCTCAAAACTGATTATCGTTCAGCAAGGAGGCCGCGATCCTGTTTGCTATGGCTCTCCAGCGGTTATTCGGCAGTCTGACGATCACCTCCGGAAGACTGCTTTGGATAAAGTGTGCCAAAGTTTTTCAGCCCGATTGGAAAAGAAGCAGCCCCTCCCGGCCGGGCCGCTGGTAATGGAACCTTGGCAGATCGCTGAGGTGGCCTCCATGTAACCGGAGCGCAGGAGGTTGTTACATTGCCAGCGCAATCTGCCGGGCGAGCTCTGCCAGGGCCTTGGCGAGCGCATCTGCGGTGGCGGATGGCCCTTGACCGCTGACCGGTGTCCGGATGTCGAAACGCTTCACAAATTCCCGCACTGTGCCTTCGGGCGAGGAAACCGCGAACTGGCCTGTCAGTTCGAAAACTCCGTCGGCGCGCGCGTAGGCCTGGTCCACTCGCACATCCAGGCGCGCGTCGGGGCCGGTGTTCAGCGGCCAGGGTTCTATCGCAGCAGAGGCGCCGGTTCGTTCAGCCAGCCCGCGGGCCAGGGCCGCGGCCATGCCGCGGGCCGGGTCATCGGCCCATTGTGCGCCGCCAAGCGCAAACAGGGCTCCGCCGCCGCCTTCGGCGACGATATCAGACGCTGCGGCATAGGAAGGGAGTGAGATCAGCCGCACCTCGATCGTCCGGGAGCGCAGGTTGGCTACCTTCTCGCCGGGGTCCGCAGTGATCAGATAGCGGGCATCATTGGCCGGAGCGCAAGCCGCCAACACAGCAAGGGGCAACGTCAAAGACAGGGCTTTTATCATCTTACTTTCCAAACAGAAGGGAATTTGGCTGCCTTTCGATCTTTCGGGCAAGCTGGGAGACCGCACGTGCAGCCGATTTGATTTCCCGCAAGGCATCCAGCGTTTCGGAGCTGAAGTTCGAGCGGGCGCCGTAGGCTGTGATCAAGGCCTCAGATTGTGCGACCAGCCTTTCCAGCCGGGCGGAGAGAGCCGGCAACCCTTCAGCTGCCGCCGCCACAGCGTCGGCAGCGCCGCGGGCAGAGGCCATTGTTGCATTGGCGTTGCTCACCAGCCCGCCGCTGCGCAGCTCCGCCAGGGTGAGGCGGATTTCATCCAGCGCACTGGTCAGGGCCGGGGGCAGCGCCCGGGCGCCCTCCGAATCGATCATGCTGTCTGCGCTTTTCATCAGCTGGCTGGCGGAACGGATCAGCTCTTCGGTCTCCAGTGCATTGGCTTTGTCCGCCAGGGAGCGGAAGTCGCTGACCAGCGCGGGCAACTCCTCCGATGCCGCAGCGAGGCTGGAAGCAGCCCGGCCGCCCTGCTCCAGTGCTGTTGTCAGGTTGGCCACCGCTCTGCCTTGCTCCAGCTCTGACAGAATTGCGCGGAGGTCAGCCACTG
Coding sequences:
- a CDS encoding PqiC family protein — protein: MPLAVLAACAPANDARYLITADPGEKVANLRSRTIEVRLISLPSYAAASDIVAEGGGGALFALGGAQWADDPARGMAAALARGLAERTGASAAIEPWPLNTGPDARLDVRVDQAYARADGVFELTGQFAVSSPEGTVREFVKRFDIRTPVSGQGPSATADALAKALAELARQIALAM
- a CDS encoding succinylglutamate desuccinylase/aspartoacylase family protein, with protein sequence MMPRADFCIEDCRIAAGSRQTVDLTVSVLSDHTPVTMSVHVLHGRRAGPTLFVSGGIHGDEVIGVEIIRRVLNMPGLAKLKGTLLAVPIVNTFGFINHSRYLPDRRDLNRVFPGSSGGSLASRLAQRFMSEIVEKSDLGIDLHSAAIHRTNYPQVRISPDDTKMESLAQVFGAPIVMRSVLRDGSLRQAAKGTGKDILLFEAGEGLRFDEFSVRAGVAGILRVMHHMGMISAKGVSKPKAAAQFCASSNWLRAPMGGLIRSYKADGELVRTGELLATISDPFGEVEKHIEAPFSGIIAGRAVMPNVNEGDAVFHLGRVSSMVQAEDAVEDLNTQLTDDPMFYEDEII